The following proteins come from a genomic window of Brevibacillus antibioticus:
- a CDS encoding NupC/NupG family nucleoside CNT transporter — protein sequence MNYIIAGIGLITVFLLAWLASSNKKHIRYRSILIMILIQIVFGLLLLRTSIGLILISGIASSFSVLLEYAYEGIHFVFGGIANPGTTPFFLQVLLPIVFVSALIGILQYTRILPLFIQYVGLVLSKVNGMGKLESYNAIASAIVGQSEVFITVKKQLGAIPENRLYTLCASAMSTVSMSIVGSFMTMLKPEYVVAALVLNLFGGFIIASIITPYEVKPEDDLLDQEKEERQAFFEMLGEYILDGFKVAVVVAAMLLGFIAIIAMVNGLFSAVFGISFQALLGYVFAPLAFLMGVPWHEAVQAGSIMATKIVANEFVAILDFTKIQGQLSERTIAIVSVFLISFANFGSIGTIVGAVKGLNERQGNVVARFGLKLLYGATLVSILSGIIISIVL from the coding sequence ATGAATTATATCATCGCAGGTATAGGTTTGATTACGGTATTTTTGCTTGCTTGGCTGGCAAGTAGTAATAAAAAGCACATTCGGTATCGCTCTATCCTCATCATGATTCTGATTCAGATCGTGTTTGGCTTGCTACTGTTGCGAACCAGTATTGGACTCATTTTAATATCAGGCATTGCCAGCAGCTTTTCCGTACTCCTGGAGTATGCTTACGAGGGGATTCATTTTGTTTTCGGTGGCATTGCGAATCCAGGGACGACGCCGTTTTTCTTGCAAGTTTTGCTGCCAATCGTGTTCGTATCCGCACTGATAGGCATTTTGCAGTACACGAGGATCCTCCCTTTATTCATTCAGTACGTAGGGCTCGTATTGAGTAAAGTGAATGGCATGGGGAAATTGGAATCGTATAATGCGATTGCCTCGGCGATTGTCGGGCAGTCCGAAGTGTTTATTACCGTGAAAAAACAGCTAGGTGCCATTCCCGAAAACAGGTTGTACACGTTGTGCGCCTCTGCGATGTCCACCGTGTCTATGTCGATCGTGGGTTCCTTTATGACCATGCTCAAACCGGAGTATGTGGTAGCTGCACTGGTACTCAACTTATTTGGTGGTTTTATCATTGCTTCTATTATTACGCCGTATGAAGTGAAGCCGGAAGATGACTTGCTCGATCAAGAAAAAGAAGAAAGACAGGCCTTCTTTGAAATGCTCGGGGAGTACATTCTGGATGGATTTAAAGTAGCTGTAGTCGTTGCCGCGATGTTGCTCGGATTTATTGCAATCATTGCGATGGTGAACGGATTATTCAGTGCGGTATTCGGTATCTCGTTCCAAGCGTTGTTAGGGTATGTTTTTGCTCCCCTCGCTTTTCTTATGGGGGTTCCTTGGCACGAAGCCGTACAAGCGGGAAGTATCATGGCTACTAAAATAGTGGCGAACGAGTTTGTCGCCATCCTCGATTTTACGAAGATTCAAGGTCAGTTGAGCGAAAGAACGATCGCCATCGTGTCTGTGTTTTTGATCTCGTTTGCGAACTTTGGCTCCATCGGGACGATTGTCGGCGCGGTAAAAGGCTTGAATGAAAGACAAGGAAATGTCGTCGCCCGGTTTGGACTGAAGCTGCTGTATGGGGCAACACTCGTCAGCATTTTGTCAGGAATTATCATCAGCATTGTGCTGTGA
- a CDS encoding RidA family protein, with protein sequence MQNDKRITFINPETMPPTFGYTHAVEVRNARTIYVSGQVALNKEGQVVGTGDLAVQTKQVFENIRYALEAAGTSFDHVVKLTFFLTDISKMHIVREIRDQYVNAETPPASSAVEVSKLIRDELLIEIEAIAVADI encoded by the coding sequence ATGCAAAATGATAAGCGAATCACATTCATCAACCCTGAAACAATGCCACCTACGTTTGGCTACACCCATGCGGTGGAGGTTCGCAACGCACGGACGATTTATGTATCGGGTCAGGTGGCTCTCAACAAGGAAGGCCAAGTGGTCGGCACAGGCGATTTAGCTGTACAGACGAAGCAAGTTTTTGAAAATATCCGATACGCTCTAGAAGCGGCAGGAACCAGCTTTGATCATGTAGTCAAATTGACTTTTTTCTTGACTGACATCTCCAAGATGCACATTGTCCGTGAGATCCGAGATCAGTACGTGAATGCAGAAACCCCGCCAGCGAGCTCTGCCGTTGAAGTGAGCAAGCTCATCAGGGACGAGCTGTTGATCGAGATTGAGGCCATCGCCGTTGCAGATATATAG
- a CDS encoding YcdB/YcdC domain-containing protein, translating into MKKTISQAVCMMGAMCVLVSTPVASAQQGEYLAAANQANVADDVMKKVEESLAKAGKLLPYLKEYTFKTVTVDKERANIIFVQLRKEKDQENPMVQMQFEANSGKLIGFRLDEETQDGKIPTWKESKEKATAFLKEWYGADMDGYQLNPTFTEQHGVVFSKSINGLLYPNLSVGIKLNAKGEVVSGGSVHVPDSEFSYETPSFEKTSFPQPKEALSKEQMIKTVASHLKLTYWADKKLLTYEPMFSGYLDATTGKPLDVPQQKYNLTGELIKVTPQAKKLTAKTKEDVSAYVKQEHNVDIKAEEWEEESFPKTGVKAFIWKEDTDDETEVKVMEKTGEILSFSKQVPRIIEKNSMTREEARAQAIKEMEKYVPTDIEEMMEISDTSFLKGEERGTFQFEFVKMHQGIPVNDRSFYVNIVNGKVMTMGTTSETDFVEQLPDLKAGVTAEQAAQEYLKQFQLEYFYPENNGNQAVLVYKLASEYKWFDGQIDASTGKIIQDKDKKTD; encoded by the coding sequence ATGAAGAAAACAATTTCGCAGGCAGTTTGTATGATGGGAGCCATGTGTGTGCTGGTCTCAACACCTGTAGCGTCAGCCCAGCAAGGAGAGTATCTGGCAGCAGCAAATCAAGCAAATGTAGCGGATGATGTCATGAAAAAGGTAGAGGAATCACTAGCCAAAGCCGGGAAGCTATTACCGTATCTCAAGGAGTATACGTTCAAAACGGTAACGGTTGATAAAGAGAGGGCCAACATCATCTTTGTTCAGCTTAGAAAAGAGAAGGACCAAGAAAATCCAATGGTACAGATGCAATTTGAAGCGAACTCTGGGAAATTAATTGGTTTCAGGCTCGACGAAGAAACACAAGACGGAAAGATACCAACGTGGAAGGAGTCGAAAGAAAAGGCAACTGCCTTTTTGAAAGAGTGGTACGGTGCAGATATGGATGGTTATCAGCTTAATCCAACCTTTACGGAACAGCACGGTGTTGTCTTTTCTAAATCAATAAATGGTTTACTGTATCCGAATCTGAGTGTAGGTATCAAGCTCAATGCCAAAGGGGAGGTTGTGTCTGGTGGTTCCGTTCATGTACCGGATTCCGAATTTTCCTACGAGACCCCTTCATTCGAAAAGACCTCTTTTCCCCAACCAAAAGAAGCATTGTCAAAGGAACAAATGATAAAAACAGTTGCTTCCCACTTGAAGTTGACCTATTGGGCAGATAAGAAGCTGCTTACGTATGAGCCCATGTTTTCAGGGTATCTGGATGCAACGACAGGGAAGCCCTTGGACGTCCCACAACAGAAGTATAACCTGACAGGAGAACTCATTAAAGTTACGCCGCAAGCTAAAAAACTGACAGCAAAAACAAAAGAGGACGTTTCCGCTTACGTGAAACAGGAACATAACGTAGACATAAAAGCAGAGGAATGGGAGGAAGAGAGTTTTCCGAAAACGGGGGTCAAGGCATTTATATGGAAGGAAGATACAGACGATGAAACGGAAGTAAAAGTAATGGAGAAAACAGGAGAGATTCTGTCCTTTTCTAAACAAGTACCGAGAATAATCGAGAAAAATAGTATGACGAGGGAAGAAGCACGCGCGCAGGCCATCAAGGAAATGGAAAAATATGTACCAACTGATATAGAGGAAATGATGGAAATCAGTGATACAAGTTTTCTGAAAGGAGAGGAACGTGGGACATTCCAATTTGAATTCGTCAAGATGCATCAAGGGATACCCGTAAACGACAGAAGCTTCTATGTCAACATCGTAAACGGAAAGGTCATGACGATGGGAACGACCAGCGAAACGGATTTCGTCGAACAGTTACCTGATCTAAAGGCAGGAGTCACTGCAGAACAGGCAGCTCAGGAATACCTGAAGCAATTTCAACTGGAGTATTTTTATCCTGAAAATAACGGCAACCAAGCGGTCTTGGTATACAAACTAGCGAGCGAGTATAAATGGTTCGATGGTCAAATAGATGCATCTACTGGAAAAATTATTCAAGATAAGGATAAAAAAACCGACTGA
- the aceA gene encoding isocitrate lyase produces the protein MTKVNKQEAIQQVEQSWQGERFQGITRPYTAESVVRLRGSIQIEHTLARLGAERLWGLLHTEHHIKALGALTGNQAIQQVKAGLKVIYLSGWQVAADANLSGQMYPDQSLYPANSVPQVVKRINQALQRADQIDQSEGGTETNWFAPIVADAEAGFGGPLNVFELMKGMIEAGAAGVHFEDQLASEKKCGHMGGKVLIPTQAAVRNLISARFAADVMGVPTIIVARTDANGAFLITSDIDEQDKPFLTGERTAEGFFRLRGGLDAAIARGLAYAPYADLIWCETSEPNLEEARRFAEAIHAKYPGKLLAYNCSPSFNWKKKLDEQTIARFQEEIGEMGYKFQFVTLAGFHSLNYGMFELARGYRDRGMAAYSELQQAEFASEVHGYTATRHQREVGTGYFDEVAQVISGGNSSTTALSGSTEEEQFAHN, from the coding sequence ATGACGAAAGTAAACAAGCAAGAAGCGATTCAACAGGTGGAGCAGAGCTGGCAGGGGGAGCGGTTTCAGGGAATTACACGCCCGTATACGGCAGAAAGTGTCGTTCGTTTGCGCGGCTCTATACAAATCGAGCATACGCTGGCTCGTCTAGGGGCAGAGCGTCTGTGGGGCCTCTTGCATACCGAGCACCATATTAAAGCGTTGGGGGCTTTGACCGGGAATCAAGCGATTCAGCAGGTAAAGGCGGGACTAAAAGTGATTTATTTGAGTGGCTGGCAGGTAGCGGCCGATGCCAATCTGTCTGGTCAAATGTATCCTGATCAAAGCCTCTACCCGGCAAATAGTGTTCCACAAGTCGTAAAAAGAATTAATCAGGCATTGCAACGGGCGGATCAGATCGATCAATCAGAAGGGGGTACCGAGACGAATTGGTTTGCTCCGATCGTAGCGGACGCAGAAGCGGGCTTTGGTGGGCCGCTGAACGTCTTCGAATTGATGAAGGGTATGATTGAAGCGGGTGCAGCAGGGGTGCATTTTGAAGACCAGCTGGCTTCCGAGAAAAAATGCGGCCATATGGGTGGGAAGGTACTGATTCCGACGCAAGCAGCCGTCCGTAACCTGATTTCCGCCCGATTTGCGGCAGATGTGATGGGAGTTCCGACGATTATCGTGGCACGTACCGATGCCAATGGCGCTTTCTTGATCACCAGCGACATCGACGAGCAGGATAAACCATTCCTGACAGGTGAACGAACAGCAGAAGGCTTCTTCCGTTTACGCGGTGGATTGGATGCAGCGATTGCCCGTGGCCTTGCATATGCTCCCTATGCAGATTTGATCTGGTGCGAGACTTCTGAGCCGAATCTAGAGGAAGCACGCCGTTTTGCGGAAGCGATCCATGCCAAATACCCGGGCAAGCTGTTAGCTTACAATTGCTCCCCATCCTTCAACTGGAAAAAGAAGCTGGATGAACAGACCATCGCTCGCTTCCAGGAAGAGATCGGTGAGATGGGCTACAAGTTCCAATTTGTCACACTTGCTGGCTTCCACTCCCTGAATTACGGCATGTTTGAACTGGCGCGCGGCTATCGTGACCGCGGAATGGCAGCCTACTCTGAATTGCAGCAGGCTGAGTTTGCCAGCGAAGTACATGGCTATACGGCGACTCGTCATCAGCGTGAAGTGGGTACCGGGTATTTCGATGAGGTTGCGCAAGTTATCTCTGGCGGCAATTCCTCCACGACTGCGCTCAGCGGGTCTACTGAAGAGGAGCAATTCGCTCATAACTAA
- the aceB gene encoding malate synthase A: MTTVPTNPYPLEVQISGEMHPGYQDILTPEAIQFVMKLEQRFGDRRQQLLAKRVERQLQIDAGQLPDFLQETADIRKGDWTVAPLPKDLQDRRVEITGPSGDRKMVINALNSGARLFMADFEDANSPTWENTIQGQINMKDAVRRNISYISPQGKSYTLNEKTAVLIVRPRGWHLEEKHILLDQKPISGSLLDFGLYFYHNVDALIANQTAPYFYLPKLESHLEARLWNDIFLFAQDELNIPRGSIRATVLIETILAAFEMDEILYELREHSAGLNCGRWDYIFSYIKKLRNQPDVITPDRAQVTMTVPFMKAYTTLAVKTCHKRLAPCIGGMAAQIPVKNDPVQNAEAIAKVRADKEREAYDGHDGTWVAHPGLVPVAMEVFDRLMREPNQIWYKREDVDVSAKHLLAVPEGTITEAGVRTNISVGMQYIEAWLRGSGAVPINNLMEDAATAEISRAQVWQWIRHRHGALQDGRKVTEGLIKQWLSEELQAIKQAIGQERYDNSKYPIAGDLFLQLVTSEDFEDFLTVPGYRYL; this comes from the coding sequence TTGACTACCGTACCAACGAATCCATATCCGCTGGAGGTGCAGATTTCCGGTGAAATGCACCCCGGTTATCAAGATATCCTGACACCAGAAGCGATTCAATTCGTGATGAAGCTGGAGCAAAGGTTTGGCGACAGACGCCAACAATTGTTGGCTAAACGCGTGGAGCGTCAATTGCAGATCGATGCAGGGCAACTGCCCGATTTTCTACAGGAAACAGCGGACATTCGTAAAGGAGATTGGACTGTTGCTCCATTGCCCAAAGATTTGCAGGACAGACGGGTGGAGATTACAGGACCTTCGGGTGACCGGAAAATGGTCATCAATGCACTGAACTCGGGTGCTCGGCTTTTCATGGCTGATTTTGAGGACGCGAACTCACCGACCTGGGAGAACACCATCCAAGGCCAAATCAACATGAAGGATGCAGTACGCCGCAATATCTCTTACATCAGTCCACAAGGCAAATCATACACCCTCAATGAAAAGACAGCGGTTTTGATCGTGCGTCCTCGTGGCTGGCATCTTGAAGAAAAGCACATCCTCCTTGATCAAAAACCGATCTCCGGCAGCCTGCTTGACTTTGGACTTTACTTTTATCACAACGTAGATGCTCTTATCGCGAATCAGACAGCACCGTATTTCTACTTACCGAAACTGGAGAGCCATTTGGAGGCCCGCCTCTGGAACGATATCTTCCTTTTCGCGCAGGATGAATTAAATATTCCACGCGGCTCAATTCGCGCGACAGTATTAATCGAAACGATTCTCGCGGCTTTTGAGATGGATGAGATTCTGTATGAGCTGCGCGAGCATAGTGCAGGACTGAATTGCGGACGTTGGGATTACATTTTCAGCTATATCAAAAAGCTGCGGAATCAGCCAGATGTGATTACACCGGATCGTGCGCAAGTAACCATGACAGTTCCGTTCATGAAAGCATACACCACGCTGGCTGTGAAGACTTGCCATAAACGTCTGGCGCCTTGCATTGGCGGAATGGCTGCACAAATTCCGGTGAAAAATGACCCAGTACAAAATGCAGAAGCTATCGCCAAAGTGCGCGCTGACAAAGAGCGGGAAGCGTACGATGGACATGATGGGACGTGGGTTGCTCACCCTGGGCTAGTGCCAGTAGCCATGGAAGTATTCGATCGCTTGATGAGAGAGCCGAACCAAATCTGGTACAAACGTGAAGACGTAGACGTATCTGCTAAACATCTTCTGGCAGTCCCAGAGGGCACGATTACAGAAGCGGGTGTTCGTACGAACATAAGCGTAGGCATGCAGTACATCGAGGCTTGGTTGCGAGGCTCTGGGGCTGTGCCGATCAACAATCTGATGGAGGATGCGGCTACAGCAGAAATTTCGCGGGCACAAGTCTGGCAATGGATTCGTCATCGTCACGGAGCCTTGCAGGATGGGAGAAAGGTGACAGAAGGCTTGATAAAGCAGTGGTTGAGTGAGGAGCTGCAAGCAATCAAGCAGGCAATTGGCCAAGAGAGGTACGACAACAGCAAGTATCCGATTGCTGGTGATCTGTTCTTGCAATTGGTAACGTCAGAAGATTTTGAGGACTTCCTAACAGTACCGGGTTATCGCTATTTGTAA